A genomic segment from Curtobacterium sp. MCSS17_007 encodes:
- a CDS encoding FAD-binding oxidoreductase yields the protein MSGPSPVDGLEARTGPRTPVPVRRRPAWHAATVASVAQETPNARRIVLDVPTWPGNDPGQHLDLRLTAEDGYQASRSYSVASAGEGTRVTLAVDRVEGGEVSPFLVDAIEVGDALDVHGPLGGWFVWRPGESTRPVQLVAGGSGIVPLLPMVTSHAEADDPTPFRLLIATRTPDDVFFRRELDEASRASAPLDVTHVYSRRAPEGSDEPVGRLTRERLARAVLPADAGARVYVCGSTPFVEQVLRWLGELGHDLSDVRAERFGGA from the coding sequence GTGAGCGGCCCCTCCCCCGTCGACGGCCTGGAGGCCCGGACCGGCCCGCGCACGCCGGTCCCTGTCCGCAGGCGGCCGGCCTGGCACGCCGCCACCGTCGCCTCCGTCGCGCAGGAGACACCGAACGCGCGCCGCATCGTCCTCGACGTGCCGACCTGGCCCGGCAACGACCCGGGCCAGCACCTCGACCTCCGACTCACCGCGGAGGACGGCTACCAGGCGTCCCGCTCGTACTCCGTCGCCTCGGCAGGCGAGGGCACCCGTGTCACGCTCGCGGTCGACCGGGTCGAGGGCGGCGAGGTCTCGCCCTTCCTCGTCGACGCGATCGAGGTCGGCGACGCCCTCGACGTGCACGGCCCGCTCGGCGGGTGGTTCGTGTGGCGCCCCGGCGAGTCGACGAGGCCGGTGCAGCTCGTGGCGGGTGGCTCCGGCATCGTCCCGCTCCTGCCGATGGTCACGTCCCACGCCGAGGCCGACGACCCGACGCCCTTCCGACTGCTCATCGCCACGCGCACACCGGACGACGTCTTCTTCCGGCGGGAACTCGACGAGGCGTCCCGAGCGTCCGCGCCGCTCGACGTCACGCACGTCTACAGCCGACGAGCACCCGAGGGCTCCGACGAGCCGGTCGGCCGGCTGACACGTGAGCGGCTCGCGCGGGCGGTCCTGCCGGCCGACGCGGGCGCCCGCGTGTACGTCTGCGGGTCGACGCCGTTCGTCGAGCAGGTCCTCCGGTGGCTCGGCGAACTGGGGCACGACCTGTCGGACGTCCGGGCCGAGCGCTTCGGCGGAGCCTGA
- a CDS encoding molybdopterin-dependent oxidoreductase: protein MATFTRGFGGRRDDRDDPRIPPGQTLVRDWPVLSAGATPDIEPADWSFSIRTESGLRTWSWDEVHALGVEDVTVDIHCVTHWTKLDMPWRGVPLDRLFADVETSLDFCTVHSFGGYTTNVPLDELLDGQSWIAFEADGEPLTPEHGGPARLLVPHLYFWKSAKWVRGIVMQAEDEPGFWENAGYNMHGDPWKEERYW, encoded by the coding sequence ATGGCGACGTTCACCCGAGGCTTCGGCGGCCGACGCGACGACCGTGACGACCCGCGCATCCCGCCCGGACAGACCCTCGTCCGCGACTGGCCGGTCCTCTCCGCCGGTGCCACTCCCGACATCGAGCCGGCCGACTGGAGCTTCTCGATCCGCACCGAGTCGGGGCTGCGCACCTGGAGCTGGGACGAGGTGCACGCGCTCGGTGTCGAGGACGTCACCGTCGACATCCACTGCGTCACCCACTGGACGAAGCTCGACATGCCTTGGCGGGGCGTGCCGCTCGACCGCCTGTTCGCGGACGTCGAGACCTCGCTCGACTTCTGCACGGTGCACAGCTTCGGCGGCTACACGACGAACGTGCCGCTCGACGAGCTGCTCGACGGGCAGTCGTGGATCGCCTTCGAGGCGGACGGCGAACCCCTGACCCCCGAGCACGGCGGCCCGGCCCGCCTGCTCGTGCCCCACCTGTACTTCTGGAAGAGCGCGAAGTGGGTGCGCGGCATCGTCATGCAGGCCGAGGACGAGCCCGGCTTCTGGGAGAACGCCGGGTACAACATGCACGGCGACCCCTGGAAGGAGGAGCGGTACTGGTGA
- a CDS encoding glycosyltransferase family 2 protein has product MTDDRGPAEVDVLVPTVGRPAELATTLAGLAAQTDVAFRVVLSDQSAGQDAAAVPAVAAMLRVLEAQGRPVTLLAHPERRGLAEHRQHLLDHATAPTVLFLDDDVWLEPGTVRRMLDALRDLGCGFVGSAVQGLSYLQDRRPHETAVFEPWDGPVVPEVVRRGTPGFDRLSLHNAANPAHVAAELDVEPGGWVPYRVAWVGACVLYDREALEAVGGFGFWPSLPPEHSGEDVVAQWRVMERFGGAGILPSGAVHLESPTTVTDRRVDAPDVLFDDHEPSRHRR; this is encoded by the coding sequence GTGACGGACGACCGCGGTCCGGCCGAGGTCGACGTCCTGGTGCCGACGGTCGGGCGCCCCGCCGAGCTCGCGACGACGCTCGCCGGGCTCGCGGCGCAGACCGACGTCGCGTTCCGCGTCGTCCTCAGCGACCAGTCGGCGGGCCAGGACGCCGCAGCGGTGCCGGCGGTTGCCGCGATGCTGCGCGTCCTGGAGGCGCAGGGCCGTCCCGTCACGCTCCTCGCCCACCCGGAACGGCGTGGCCTGGCAGAGCACCGGCAGCACCTGCTCGACCACGCCACGGCGCCGACGGTGCTGTTCCTCGACGACGACGTCTGGCTCGAACCGGGCACCGTCCGCCGGATGCTCGACGCGCTCCGCGACCTCGGGTGCGGCTTCGTCGGCAGCGCCGTGCAGGGTCTGTCGTACCTGCAGGACCGTCGTCCGCACGAGACGGCCGTCTTCGAACCGTGGGACGGCCCCGTCGTGCCCGAGGTCGTCCGACGCGGCACACCCGGCTTCGACCGGCTGTCGTTGCACAACGCCGCGAACCCGGCGCACGTCGCGGCGGAGCTCGACGTCGAGCCGGGCGGCTGGGTGCCCTACCGGGTCGCCTGGGTCGGCGCGTGCGTGCTGTACGACCGCGAGGCGCTCGAGGCGGTCGGCGGATTCGGCTTCTGGCCGTCGTTGCCCCCGGAGCACTCGGGCGAGGACGTCGTCGCGCAGTGGCGGGTGATGGAGCGCTTCGGGGGCGCGGGCATCCTGCCGTCCGGTGCGGTGCACCTCGAGAGCCCGACGACCGTGACCGACCGCCGTGTCGACGCTCCGGACGTCCTGTTCGACGACCACGAGCCGAGCCGGCACCGGCGCTGA
- the rfaE2 gene encoding D-glycero-beta-D-manno-heptose 1-phosphate adenylyltransferase, which yields MTADVRLVRDLVASVDDREPLVVVIGDCILDRWTVGEAERVSREAPAPVVRVTETVAVPGGAANTAVNARALGARVRMVGLIGDDESGRVLRERLETAGVDTSYLVEVAGARTTTKSRVVGGDRVVVRVDEIAATPDAHAGTRLGEAVARAVRCADAAVVCDYGLGVQPEDVVPVLDRDRPGAVVVDAHDLTRWADLHPDLVTPNAGETAALLGRDLGAGSARVPVVVDARHEVLARSGAHAAVVTLDRDGTVLLEPGADQAFRTRATPASEQQASGAGDTFCAAATVALAVRAPLRDAIAVAQAAADVVVREAGTSVCTAAALIDSVTAPAATVVDHDDLALAVEAARAAGRRVVFTNGCFDVVHRGHTTYLRQARELGDLLVVALNDDDSVRRLKGPERPINTAEDRAGVLAALACVDLVTVFATDTPIPLIERLRPEVYVKGGDYSPEMLEETGVVRAYGGEVVMVDYVPEHSTTAVVRRIREATAAAAAAAGTTPASDDADSPAPAVEPDPAP from the coding sequence ATGACCGCCGACGTCCGTCTCGTCCGCGACCTGGTCGCCTCGGTCGACGACCGCGAACCCCTCGTCGTCGTCATCGGCGACTGCATCCTCGACCGGTGGACCGTCGGCGAGGCCGAGCGGGTCTCCCGCGAGGCTCCGGCACCCGTCGTGCGCGTCACCGAGACGGTGGCCGTGCCGGGCGGCGCCGCGAACACCGCGGTGAACGCCCGCGCCCTCGGCGCCCGCGTCCGCATGGTCGGCCTGATCGGCGACGACGAGTCCGGTCGCGTGCTCCGTGAACGCCTCGAGACCGCAGGCGTCGACACGTCGTACCTGGTCGAGGTCGCCGGTGCCCGCACCACGACGAAGTCGCGCGTCGTCGGCGGTGACCGCGTCGTGGTCCGCGTCGACGAGATCGCGGCCACGCCGGACGCCCATGCCGGAACCCGCCTCGGCGAGGCCGTCGCCCGCGCCGTCCGCTGCGCCGACGCCGCCGTGGTGTGCGACTACGGCCTGGGCGTGCAGCCCGAGGACGTCGTGCCCGTGCTCGACCGTGACCGTCCCGGTGCCGTCGTGGTGGACGCTCACGACCTCACGCGCTGGGCCGACCTGCACCCGGACCTCGTCACGCCGAACGCGGGCGAGACCGCCGCGCTGCTCGGACGCGACCTCGGCGCCGGCTCCGCCCGGGTCCCCGTGGTCGTGGACGCCCGCCACGAGGTCCTCGCCCGCAGCGGCGCCCACGCGGCCGTCGTCACCCTCGACCGCGACGGCACGGTCCTGCTCGAGCCCGGCGCGGACCAGGCCTTCCGCACCCGTGCCACGCCGGCATCCGAGCAGCAGGCCTCCGGCGCGGGCGACACGTTCTGCGCGGCCGCCACGGTCGCCCTGGCCGTGCGCGCTCCGCTCCGCGACGCGATCGCCGTCGCCCAGGCCGCTGCCGACGTCGTCGTCCGCGAGGCGGGCACCTCGGTCTGCACCGCCGCAGCGCTGATCGACTCCGTGACGGCGCCCGCCGCGACCGTGGTCGACCACGACGACCTCGCGCTGGCCGTCGAGGCCGCTCGCGCCGCCGGCCGCCGGGTGGTCTTCACCAACGGGTGCTTCGACGTGGTGCACCGCGGGCACACCACCTACCTGCGGCAGGCGCGCGAGCTCGGTGACCTGCTCGTCGTCGCCCTCAACGACGACGACTCGGTCCGACGGCTCAAGGGCCCGGAGCGACCGATCAACACGGCGGAGGACCGTGCCGGCGTCCTCGCCGCGCTCGCCTGCGTCGACCTGGTGACCGTCTTCGCGACGGACACCCCGATCCCCCTCATCGAGCGCCTGCGCCCCGAGGTCTACGTCAAGGGCGGCGACTACTCGCCGGAGATGCTCGAGGAGACGGGCGTCGTCCGGGCGTACGGCGGCGAGGTCGTCATGGTCGACTACGTGCCGGAGCACTCGACGACCGCCGTCGTCCGACGCATCCGCGAGGCCACCGCTGCCGCGGCTGCCGCGGCCGGCACGACTCCCGCGTCCGACGACGCGGACTCCCCGGCACCCGCCGTCGAGCCGGACCCGGCACCGTGA